The DNA region TGAGGTTTTGATGTTCGCCAACGGCGATACCGTCAAAGTCGGCAAACCCACCTTGAGCGGCGCCACGGTCAGCGGCGAGGTCGTTGGCGAAATCAAGGACAAGAAAGTCATTGCCTTCAAATACAAGCGCCGGAAAGGCTACCACCGCACGGTGGGCCACCGTCAGCGCAAAATCAGAGTCAAGGTCAGTTCGATCAAGGCCTAATTTCAGGAACACCAGTCATGGCACATAAAAAAGGTCAGGGAAGCACGCAGAACGGGCGCGACAGCCAGAGCAAACGGCTGGGCGTGAAAAAATTTGGCGGCGAAATGGTCATCGCAGGCAGCATCATCATGCGCCAGCGCGGAACCAAGTACAACGCGGGCC from Candidatus Methylacidiphilales bacterium includes:
- the rplU gene encoding 50S ribosomal protein L21; translation: MFAVIRTGGKQYKVQEGDVIDVELFETEAGKTAVFDEVLMFANGDTVKVGKPTLSGATVSGEVVGEIKDKKVIAFKYKRRKGYHRTVGHRQRKIRVKVSSIKA
- the rpmA gene encoding 50S ribosomal protein L27; amino-acid sequence: MAHKKGQGSTQNGRDSQSKRLGVKKFGGEMVIAGSIIMRQRGTKYNAGRNVGQGRDHTLFALAEGVVEFDKANRRIHVKSKA